A single genomic interval of Carassius carassius chromosome 24, fCarCar2.1, whole genome shotgun sequence harbors:
- the zp3d.1 gene encoding zona pellucida glycoprotein 3d tandem duplicate 1: MECISLYFCCSLYFLGILHIARVYTCGTVGHLEYSSVVHDMAPKPGAVRLCRATGDSEFMKNPPVMRPYRVFPMFRHVPVPLVDSELFRPVSERRHVPNRLTSLLIPKKNPQRIQVSPVDNGHGVQVWCGYSKISVRMNKNLMGFKSSPSSFYLGTCPVSRSDENFMYFHYDLSDCDSSLTMMKGQIIYSNMVHYTPTEPPGTVIRAVPLTLNIQCLYNRYHYSYKMGFLPVARERMFHKIFENRAMFSLFVCNEHWERLEGNGSFVLGEPMYFEASAAYISEDERIFVDSCYATASRDPKSTPQHKVIFNYGCMEDSRRQGSLSRFFQRQSNIIRFSVDAFLLPQVTGTYFYLHCTISVHRATTSATAKSCTYNRVKRRWEELYTDASACACCDSTCEPESASSLPHLRQSITSKPWILDKNERSLIKSMEGWVKVQEDTERMKYKSLKGIDEEEEDGDAVEIVTNTEEQMEAKEKNKKVPMNYLDEDVEVIVGTVETPATELKFKKGDGSGKVMLVEDKKNGDVEDAGRRKSTNGTDNVGHSSVQLIEELLGDVNDRASNKSGAQEMIDFTREELSEDEIQPDNFERNMHVQSTVSTQMLMDEEVFLNAKHEPVEWHQDEH; encoded by the exons ATGGAGTGCATAagtttgtatttttgttgttCTTTGTACTTTCTTGGCATACTGCACATTGCCAGAGTTTACACTTGCGGGACCGTGGGTCATCTAGAATATAGCAGTGTCGTCCATGACATGGCGCCCAAGCCAGGAGCGGTCAGGCTGTGTAGGGCTACAGGAGACAGTGAGTTTATGAAAAACCCTCCGGTTATGCGACCATATCGCGTTTTCCCAATGTTCCGACATGTTCCGGTTCCCCTCGTTGACAGTGAGCTGTTCAGACCCGTCTCCGAGAGAAGACACGTTCCAAATCGTTTGACTAGTCTTCTAATTCCTAAAAAGAACCCTCAGCGCATCCAAGTGTCTCCGGTGGATAATGGTCATGGTGTGCAGGTGTGGTGTGGTTACAGTAAGATCTCAGTGCGCATGAATAAGAACCTGATGGGCTTCAAAAGTTCACCGTCTTCATTTTACCTGGGAACGTGTCCTGTCTCTCGCTCAGACGAGAACTTCATGTATTTTCATTACGACCTCAGTGACTGCGATAGCTCTTTAACG ATGATGAAAGGGCAGATCATATATTCCAACATGGTCCACTATACTCCAACAGAGCCTCCAGGGACAGTCATCCGAGCTGTGCCCCTTACATTAAACATCCAGTGTCTATACAATAG atATCATTATTCCTACAAAATGGGCTTCCTGCCTGTGGCGAGGGAGCGCATGTTCCACAAGATTTTTGAAAACAGGGCCATGTTTAGTCTTTTTGTGTGCAATG AACACTGGGAAAGACTTGAGGGAAATGGGAGTTTTGTGCTTGGGGAGCCCATGTATTTTGAAGCAAGTGCTGCTTATATATCTGAGGACGAAAGGATTTTTGTTGACTCCTGCTATGCAACAGCATCAAGAGACCCAAAATCAACTCCTCAACACAAAGTTATTTTTAACTATGG ATGTATGGAGGACAGCAGAAGACAAGGAAGTCTGTCACGGTTCTTCCAAAGACAGTCGAACATTATAAGGTTTTCAGTCGATGCCTTTTTACTCCCCCAAGTTACTGGCACG TACTTTTACCTGCATTGCACAATATCGGTTCACAGAGCCACTACAAGTGCCACAGCAAAGTCATGCACCTATAACCGCGTAAAGAGAAG GTGGGAGGAACTCTACACCGATGCATCTGCTTGTGCTTGTTGTGATTCCACATGTGAACCTGAATCAGCTT CTTCTTTGCCCCATTTGAGACAATCCATAACAAGCAAACCCTGGATTTTGGACAAAAATGAACGATCTTTAATCAAGAGTATGGAAGGATGGGTCAAAGTTCAGGAGGACACAGAAAGGATGAAGTACAAGAGTTTGAAAGGAATCGATGAAGAGGAAGAAGATGGTGATGCTGTGGAGATTGTGACCAATACTGAAGAACAAATGGAagcaaaagagaaaaataaaaaggtgCCCATGAATTATTTGGATGAGGATGTAGAGGTAATTGTTGGGACAGTGGAAACTCCTGCTACAGAGTTAAAGTTTAAAAAGGGTGATGGATCTGGAAAAGTAATGCTTGTTGAGGACAAGAAGAACGGGGATGTTGAGGATGCTGGGAGACGCAAGAGCACAAATGGAACTGATAATGTTGGACATTCTAGCGTTCAGTTGATCGAAGAGCTTTTGGGAGATGTTAACGACCGAGCATCCAACAAGAGTGGAGCACAAGAAATGATTGACTTTACCAGGGAAGAGCTGTCCGAAGATGAAATCCAGCCTGACAATTTTGAGAGAAACATGCATGTACAAAGCACAGTATCAACACAAATGTTGATGGATGAAGAGGTGTTTTTAAATGCCAAACATGAACCAGTGGAGTGGCATCAAGATGAACATTAA